Genomic DNA from Microbacterium sp. NC79:
AGAAGGGCAACATTGTGTTTCCGAAGTCGGTGCGCACCGAACGCCTGAAGGAAAACATCGATGTGTTCGACTTCGAGCTCACGGCAGATGAGATCGCAACGATCGACTCGGCTGACAAGGGCGAGGAAGGCCGTGTTTCGGCCGACCCGCGCGAAGTAAACTAAGCACACCATGTCCCGGTTGTCGGGCACAGCAAGCCCCTACCTTCGCTCCCACGCAGACCAGCCGGTCGCGTGGTTCCCGTGGGGAGAAGAGGCTTTCGCCGTTGCCCGCGACCGGGACGTTCCCGTCCTGGTCTCGATCGGCTACTCCACCTGTCACTGGTGCCATGTCATGGCGCGCGAGTCTTTCGCTGACCCCACCATCGCCGCCATCATCAACGCGCACTTCGTTGCCATCAAAGTCGATCGCGAAGAGCATCCCGAGGTCGACGCCGCGTTCATGGCTCAGGCCTCCGCGTTCACAAGCAACCTCGGGTGGCCCCTGAACGTTTTCACGCTCCCCACTGGTTCCGCCTTCTTCGCCGGAACCTATTGGCCGCCACAGGCACACGGCGGCATGCCCGCATTTCCTGACGTGCTGCGGGCGGTAGCCCGCGCCTGGCAGGAGAAGCGGGAGAGCCTGGAGGAGACCGGAACCGCGGTGCGCGATGCACTGGTGGCGCTCGGGCAGCAGGGCGGCGCAGACGACGTATCGGCGGCCGATGTTGCGGCAGCGGCGCGCGCTCTTATCGCCACTGAAGACGCCGAATATGGCGGTTTCGGCACCTCGGGCCCGAAATTTCCCATCGCAACGGCATTGCAGTTTTTGCTGGCAGAAGGTGTCGATACCCTCGCGCCAGGAAGCCGGGACGTGGGCAGCTTCACCCTACGCGCGATGCGACACTCTGAACTGTTCGACCCGGTAGACGGCGGGTTCTTCCGCTATGCGACCGAGCGTGATTGGACGACACCACACTACGAGCGCATGCTCGTCGACAACGCGTAGCTCATCGACGTGGCGCTCGCGGCTGACGACATCGCGACTGCGGAACGCATTGGCGCGTTCCTGCGGGACGTGTTGCTGCAGCCCTCAGGAGGATTCGGTGCCGCGCAAGACGCCGAATCGATGATCGATGGGCACCCGAGTGAAGGCGGCTACTACGCGCTTACCGCCGGTCAACGACGGGCATACGAGGCGCCACGGGTCGACGAGAAGGTGATCACGGGGTGGAATGGGCTGGCGATCGGAGCCCTCGCCCGCCTCGCGCAGCGCACGGGCACGTCGATGTGGCTGAACCTTGCCGAAGATGCCGCCGCTTCGGTGATGACGCACAATCGGACGGATACCGGTTGGGTGCGCGCTTCGCTCGGCGATATCGCCTCGCGAGCGGCCGCCACGGGTGCCGACCTTGCACAGTTCGCCTGTGGCCTGCTTGCACTTGCCACCGCGACCGGAACCGTTGCGTACGCCACGGCGGCGCGCGACATCGTTGACCAATTGCGGGACGGAACCACGCCGCGGGTGTTGCATGAAGACCCCGTGCTGAGAGGGTTGGGCGTGCCGCCCGCACCGGACAGTGGCGATGGGGACGAACCCTCCGCACAGGCCGCGCTCGCGATCGCCGCCCTTCACCTCGCGAATCTTGGAGCGGGGGAGGAGTACCGTTCGCTTGCCCGCTCTATTGTCAATCAGCGGTGGCCGAGGGCGATCGCTTCGCCGCTGGCGTCCGGCTCGACACTGTACGTGGCGGCATTGCTCAGTCGCCCCGCAACGCAACTGGTCGTCATCGCACCCAGCCCCGAGGTTCCGCTCGCCACAGCTGCCAGGCGAATGCCTGCCGATATCACCGCAATCGTCACTTTGGACCAGGCGCAGGAGTTTGCTGACGCCGGCTTCACCCTGTTCGTGGGCAAAGACGCGCCTGCCCTCTACCGGTGCGAGAACTTTACGTGCGCGCTCCCCGTGACTGATGTGGAGCAGCTGGGCTAGATCCAGGTCGGAAGCCACATGTGCAGCTTCCAGAAATCACGAGGAATTTCCATCCCCGTCCACAGCGGGAAGAAGAAGATGGAAAGCGCGGTCGCCACGGCAACGAACACCACGATCGCGATGCGCCAGCGCTTTGTTGGCGGCGACGGATCCTTCGTGGTGCGGGCGAGATGCTGCATCGCCATGACGAGGGCGATCGCCAAGAACGGAACCATCACGACCGTGTAGAACTGGAAAATCGTGCGGTTGGGCAGTGCGAGCCACGGAAGATAGGTGACCGCAACTGCGGTCAGGATGATGGGGATCGTCCACGTCGGCTTGTACGCGAAGCGGTACAGCAGGTAGAACACGGCGATGATGCCCGCCCACCACAGCAGGGGGTTAGGAATCGGCGTGATCGCCTGCACGACACCTTCGGTCTCGGCGTTCCAATACATCGCCGTCGGTCGAATCAAGAACGGCCATTGCCACGCCGGACTCATGTAAGTGTGCGCGGAACTTAACCCATTGTGGAAGTCAAGAACTTGCCTGTGATAGTCGAGGAGGGCGCCGAACGCGCCACCCTCATGGCCGCGGTTATAGCCGCCCGATGTGAGAAACCAGCCCGTCCACGAGGCGAGATAGGTGAGCACCGCGATCGGGACGAGATACACAAACGAGATCGCGCCCTGGTACAGCGAACCGAGCCACCAGCGGGGAGCGCCGGTGCGGTAACGACTGAAGGCGTCGGTGACGACGAGGTAGATGCCGAATCCGGCGAGAGCGTATGCGCCAGACCATTTGACCGCTGCCGCCGCGCCGAACGCGACACCGGCGGCAACAATCCACGGCCGGTTCCACAGGATCGAGCCAATCGGTGTCCGCGCCGGATGTTCAAGGAAGCGAAGGTATGGGCGATCCAATGCGATGAAGTACACGCCCAGCACCAAGAACATGGCCAAAATGCCATCGAGCAGGGCAATGCGGCTCATCACGATGGCGACGCCATCGATCGCGACGAAGAAGCCGGCCAGGCCCGCCCACAGCACCGAACGCGTGATGCGCTTGGCGAGGAAGTAGGTCAAAAGCACCGTGATGACGCCGGCAAGGGCAACGGATGCGCGCCACCCCCACCCGTTGTCTGCGCCGAACACGGCGAGGCTTCCTGCGATGATCCACTTACCGAGTGGCGGGTGTACGACGTAGCTGGCATCGGAGGAGTAGTCCGGGTCTCCCGCAATGAAACCGGGGTTCGGGTCATCACCCCACTTCGATTCGTACCCGTGCTGCAACAGCGTGAACGCATCTTTTACGTAGTACGTCTCGTCAAAGACAAGCGTGTGCGGGTGATCGAGCCCGATGAAACGTGTGGCGGCCGCGACGGCAACGAGTGCGAGCGGAACCAAATAGTTCAGGGGCGTGTACGGCATCGGCTCCGTGGTGAGCTCAGGTTCTGGCAGCGGCTGTCGGGCGCTGCGACGCGTCTGCGGGCGCTCTTGTGCGCTGGCAAACAGCTCGTCCATGTCATCTTCCGGCACGTCAATCGTGTCGCTGACGCGCTCATTCGCCGTGGTGTCGGTGCCTGTCTCCGGGGTCGTCACCGCACCAGCCTATGCTGAGAGCGTGATCATCCTCGCTGCGACTCCCATCGGAAATCTCGCTGACGCTTCGCGTCGTCTGGTCGAAGCGCTGGAGAATGCCGAGGTGATCGCAGCGGAAGATACCCGGACCGCACAGAAGCTGATGGCCGGGCTCGGAGTCACGAACCGGCCGCAACTCATCGCGTTGCACGACCACAACGAAAAGCACAAAGCCGCCGACGTCGTCGAGCGCGCACGCGAAAGCGATGTGCTGGTGATTTCCGAGGCAGGTATGCCCACGGTGTCTGACCCCGGATACGCGCTTGTGGTTGCCGCAGCCGAAGCTGGCGTCACGGTCACCGCGATCCCCGGGCCGAGCGCCGTTATTACCGCGCTTGCCGTCTCGGGCCTGCCCACCGACCGCTTCAGCTTTGAAGGCTTCTTGCCGCGCAAGTCTTCCGAGCGCATCGCCACGTTCACGGCGGTCGCTCGCGAGCAGCGCACGATGGTCTACTTCGACTCGCCGAACCGCCTGGCCGACAGCCTGACAGATGCCGTGACAGCGCTGGGCGGAACCAGGCGCGCAGTCGTGGCGCGCGAACTCACGAAACTGCATGAAGAGGTGCGCCGTGGCACCCTCGCCGAGCTCGCGGCGTGGGCGGCCGAGGGCGTGCGCGGCGAAATCTGTCTCGTCATCGCGGGAGCAGACGCCCTCGTGGTTCCGTTTGCCGACGCGCTCGCGGCCGTACAACAGCTCGTTGCTGGCGGCGAACGACTCAAGCAAGCGTGCGCCCAGGTGGCTGCAGAAACGGGCACGTCGTCACGTGAGCTGTACCAAGCAGTTCTCGCCGCGCGCTCCGATATTTCGTAACCGAAAATACGAACGCACTCTATTGCCTAGAATCAAGGAGTGAGCGATTCGTCTTTTTATATCACCACGCCGATCTACTATCCGTCGGATGTGCCGCACATCGGCCACGGATACACCACGGTCGCCGTCGACACTCTTGCGCGCTGGCACCGTCAGTCGGGTGATGACACCTGGATGCTCACCGGCACCGACGAGCACGGGCAGAAGATGCTGCGTGCGGCTGCCGCCAACAACGTCACCCCGCAGGAATGGGTAGACCGCCTCGTCACCGAGGCCTGGTTCCCGCAGCTGGAGACGCTGGACGTTGCCAACGATGACTTCATCCGCACGACGCAGCAGCGTCACGAAGACCGCGTGCAGAAGTTCGTGCAGGCGATCTACGACCGCGGCTACATTTACGCAGGCGAGTACGAAGCGCTGTACTGCGTTGGGTGTGAAGAGTTCAAGCCTGACAGCGAAATCGTTGACGGCACCGGCCCCTTCGAGGGCCTCAAGGTGTGTGCGATTCACTCGAAGCCGCTGGAGCTGCTGCAGGAGAAGAACTACTTCTTCAAGCTGAGCGAGTTCCAAGACAAACTGCTTGAGCTGTACAAGAACGAGCCGGACTTCATTCGCCCCGACTCGGCACGCAACGAGGTTGTCTCCTTTGTGCGCTCGGGTCTGAAAGACCTGTCGATTTCGCGTTCCGCGTTCGACTGGGGCATCAAGGTGCCGTGGGACGAACAGCACGTTATTTATGTGTGGGTGGACGCCCTCCTGAACTACGCCACCGCTGTCGGCTATGGCGAAGATGAAGAACAGTTCGCCCGTCGTTGGCCGGCGTACCACGTCGTCGGAAAAGATATTCTGCGCTTCCACGCCGTGATTTGGCCCGCCATGCTGATGGCCGCGGGTCTTGAGGTGCCGCGCGGCGTCTTCGCCCACGGCTGGCTGCTTGTCGGCGGCGAAAAGATGTCGAAGTCGAAGCTCACCGGTATCGCGCCGACCGAGATCACCGACGTCTTTGGTTCCGACGCCTACCGCTTCTACTTCCTGTCGGCCATCGCGTTCGGCCAGGACGGGTCGTTCTCGTGGGAAGACCTGTCTGCCCGCTACCAGGCTGAACTCGCAAACGGTTTCGGAAACCTCGCTTCGCGCACTGTTGCGATGATTCAGAAGTACTTCGACGGCGTGATTCCGGCCGCTGCTGACTACACCGATGGTGACCTCGCCATTCAGAAGATCGTGGCGGATGCAGCGACCAACGCTGACGCTGCCATGGAGCGCTTCCGTATTGACGAAGCCATTGGTTCCATCTGGACCATCGTTGAGGCGCTGAACGGCTACATCACCGAGAACGAGCCGTGGGCGCTGGCGAAGGATGAGGCCAACAGTGCTCGCCTCGGCACCGTGCTCTACACCGCGGCTGAGGGCCTGCGCGCGCTCGCCGTGCTGTTGTCGCCTGTCATGCCGAAGTCGACAGCCAAGCTCTGGATCGCGCTGGGCGCTGCCGACTCGCTTGGCGTGCTGCAGGAGCAGCCGCTGCGTGAAGCCGGAACCTGGGGCACGCTGGTCGCCGGAACCTCGGTGCAGGCGCTAGAGCCGCTGTTCCCGCGCGTGGAGGCCACTGCGTGAGTGCGGCTGCCGCCGCTGGAAACGGCGGCACGGGTGACGGAATCTCCTCGTATGTGACGCAGCGTCGCGCCGAGGGGCGCGACCTGCGGTACCCGGAGATTCCGGAACCGTTGGCGGTGGGTGTCTATGACAACCACGCGCACCTGGAGATTCTCGATGGCGATGAGCCGCTGACGCTCGACGAGCACATGCAGCGTGCCGCCGCTGCCGGCATCATCGGTGTCGTGAACGCGGGCGGCGACATTGAGTCGTCGCGGTGGTGTGCCGAAGCCGCGGCCACGCACCCGCGCGTGCTCGCCGCTGTCGCAATTCACCCGAATGATGCGCCGCTGTACGAGCAGGCAGGCAAGCTTGACGACGCGATTGCCGTCATTGATGAGCTCGCCGCACAACCGCGTGTGCGCGCGATCGGTGAGACCGGGCTTGACTTCTTTCGCACGGGGGAGGACGGCCTGCCCGCGCAGTCCCGCTCGTTTGAGGCGCACATCGCGCTCGCGAAAAAGCACGACATTGCGATGCAGATCCACGACCGTGACGCGCACCGCGCGGTGCTCGACACGCTGATTCGCGTCGGCGCCCCCGAGCGCACGGTGTTTCACTGCTATTCGGGTGATGAGGCGATGGCGCTGGAATGTGCCGACGCCGGGTACTACCTCTCGTTTGCAGGCAACATCACGTTCAAGAACGCGCAAGATCTGCGGGACTCACTGAAGGTGACGCCGCTTGAGCGCATTCTCGTGGAAACCGATGCGCCGTTCCTGACGCCGATGCCGTACCGCGGCCGCCCCAACGCGTCCTACCTGATCCCCATCACGGTGCGGTTCATGGCGGCCGAACTCGGCATAGACGCAAACGATCTTGCCGCTCAGATCGCGGAAAACACGCTGCGCGTTTACGGTTCCTTCGACTAACACCGACCCCGCTCCACGAGCAGGGTGCGGCACGCTCAGATTGAGACAGGGGCACCTGGCGCGACGTCGGGGTCTTCGTCGGCCGGGCCGTCAGTGACGGGCTTTGCCGCAATGATCGACGAGATCGGCCGCCACACCAGCGCGAGCGTGATCGCTGCGCCGCCGAACGCGAACCACCATGGGGCGGTGGGGCCCCACACCTGGGCGAGCACGCCGCCGATGGCCTGACCGATCACGAGGCCGCCGAACACGCCGACCATGTTCACCGAGGCGATGCGGCCCTGCAGTTCACGCGGTACCAGGCGCTGGCGAACCGTCGTGGAGATGGTTCCCCACAGGAACGCGTAGATGCCGAAGAAGAACATGATGATGAGCGCGACAATGCCGTTGGTCGCGAGCGCGAATGACAGGTGCATGAGGACTTCGCACGTCAGGCAGATGCGCATCAACAGCGCGAAGGAGAACCGCTTTTCCAGCCACCCGAAGCTGAGTGACGCAAGCAGCCCACCGATCGCGGCAGCCGACGTGAGGAAACCGTAGCCAACGGGGCCCATGTTCAGGTGTTCGGTGGCATACAGCACGAGCACGCCCCACGGCGCCGCCCACGTCACGTTGAACGCCAGAATAATGATGACGAGTGTCCGCACCGGCGGGTTCTTCATGAGCCATCGCAGACCCTCGGCGATGTCGGTGTGAACGGGCTGGTGGCTCTGGGGATCACGGGTTGGTGGGGTGGCCGCGATACGAGAAATGAGCACAACGGCGAGCAGCACGCACAGCACCTGCAACAGGAAGGGCCAAAACGCCCCCATCGCGAACAGGAAGGCGCCAAGCGGCGGACCCGCGAACTGGTTCGCGACAAGATACCCGGCCTGCAGGCGGGTGTTCGCAACGCCCAGGTCGTCACTGTTCACCATCATCGGCAGGAGTGTTTGCGCGGTGGTGTCGACGAAGACCTCCGCCGTTCCGTAGAGGAACGCGGCAACCAGCACGATGGCAATATTGGCGGTTCCGGTGATCAGAAAGGCAATCAGCCCGATGACCACGACAGCGCGGATCAGGTTCGCCACGATC
This window encodes:
- a CDS encoding thioredoxin domain-containing protein, which encodes MSRLSGTASPYLRSHADQPVAWFPWGEEAFAVARDRDVPVLVSIGYSTCHWCHVMARESFADPTIAAIINAHFVAIKVDREEHPEVDAAFMAQASAFTSNLGWPLNVFTLPTGSAFFAGTYWPPQAHGGMPAFPDVLRAVARAWQEKRESLEETGTAVRDALVALGQQGGADDVSAADVAAAARALIATEDAEYGGFGTSGPKFPIATALQFLLAEGVDTLAPGSRDVGSFTLRAMRHSELFDPVDGGFFRYATERDWTTPHYERMLVDNA
- a CDS encoding phospholipid carrier-dependent glycosyltransferase encodes the protein MTTPETGTDTTANERVSDTIDVPEDDMDELFASAQERPQTRRSARQPLPEPELTTEPMPYTPLNYLVPLALVAVAAATRFIGLDHPHTLVFDETYYVKDAFTLLQHGYESKWGDDPNPGFIAGDPDYSSDASYVVHPPLGKWIIAGSLAVFGADNGWGWRASVALAGVITVLLTYFLAKRITRSVLWAGLAGFFVAIDGVAIVMSRIALLDGILAMFLVLGVYFIALDRPYLRFLEHPARTPIGSILWNRPWIVAAGVAFGAAAAVKWSGAYALAGFGIYLVVTDAFSRYRTGAPRWWLGSLYQGAISFVYLVPIAVLTYLASWTGWFLTSGGYNRGHEGGAFGALLDYHRQVLDFHNGLSSAHTYMSPAWQWPFLIRPTAMYWNAETEGVVQAITPIPNPLLWWAGIIAVFYLLYRFAYKPTWTIPIILTAVAVTYLPWLALPNRTIFQFYTVVMVPFLAIALVMAMQHLARTTKDPSPPTKRWRIAIVVFVAVATALSIFFFPLWTGMEIPRDFWKLHMWLPTWI
- the rsmI gene encoding 16S rRNA (cytidine(1402)-2'-O)-methyltransferase, translating into MIILAATPIGNLADASRRLVEALENAEVIAAEDTRTAQKLMAGLGVTNRPQLIALHDHNEKHKAADVVERARESDVLVISEAGMPTVSDPGYALVVAAAEAGVTVTAIPGPSAVITALAVSGLPTDRFSFEGFLPRKSSERIATFTAVAREQRTMVYFDSPNRLADSLTDAVTALGGTRRAVVARELTKLHEEVRRGTLAELAAWAAEGVRGEICLVIAGADALVVPFADALAAVQQLVAGGERLKQACAQVAAETGTSSRELYQAVLAARSDIS
- the metG gene encoding methionine--tRNA ligase encodes the protein MSDSSFYITTPIYYPSDVPHIGHGYTTVAVDTLARWHRQSGDDTWMLTGTDEHGQKMLRAAAANNVTPQEWVDRLVTEAWFPQLETLDVANDDFIRTTQQRHEDRVQKFVQAIYDRGYIYAGEYEALYCVGCEEFKPDSEIVDGTGPFEGLKVCAIHSKPLELLQEKNYFFKLSEFQDKLLELYKNEPDFIRPDSARNEVVSFVRSGLKDLSISRSAFDWGIKVPWDEQHVIYVWVDALLNYATAVGYGEDEEQFARRWPAYHVVGKDILRFHAVIWPAMLMAAGLEVPRGVFAHGWLLVGGEKMSKSKLTGIAPTEITDVFGSDAYRFYFLSAIAFGQDGSFSWEDLSARYQAELANGFGNLASRTVAMIQKYFDGVIPAAADYTDGDLAIQKIVADAATNADAAMERFRIDEAIGSIWTIVEALNGYITENEPWALAKDEANSARLGTVLYTAAEGLRALAVLLSPVMPKSTAKLWIALGAADSLGVLQEQPLREAGTWGTLVAGTSVQALEPLFPRVEATA
- a CDS encoding TatD family hydrolase, with product MSSYVTQRRAEGRDLRYPEIPEPLAVGVYDNHAHLEILDGDEPLTLDEHMQRAAAAGIIGVVNAGGDIESSRWCAEAAATHPRVLAAVAIHPNDAPLYEQAGKLDDAIAVIDELAAQPRVRAIGETGLDFFRTGEDGLPAQSRSFEAHIALAKKHDIAMQIHDRDAHRAVLDTLIRVGAPERTVFHCYSGDEAMALECADAGYYLSFAGNITFKNAQDLRDSLKVTPLERILVETDAPFLTPMPYRGRPNASYLIPITVRFMAAELGIDANDLAAQIAENTLRVYGSFD
- a CDS encoding MFS transporter; this encodes MASLGELITPARLGRDFRWLLTSSWTSNIGDGIALAAAPLLIASMTSSPILVASGAILQFLPWLLFGLHAGAIADRVNRRVLVIVANLIRAVVVIGLIAFLITGTANIAIVLVAAFLYGTAEVFVDTTAQTLLPMMVNSDDLGVANTRLQAGYLVANQFAGPPLGAFLFAMGAFWPFLLQVLCVLLAVVLISRIAATPPTRDPQSHQPVHTDIAEGLRWLMKNPPVRTLVIIILAFNVTWAAPWGVLVLYATEHLNMGPVGYGFLTSAAAIGGLLASLSFGWLEKRFSFALLMRICLTCEVLMHLSFALATNGIVALIIMFFFGIYAFLWGTISTTVRQRLVPRELQGRIASVNMVGVFGGLVIGQAIGGVLAQVWGPTAPWWFAFGGAAITLALVWRPISSIIAAKPVTDGPADEDPDVAPGAPVSI